Proteins from one Microbacterium hatanonis genomic window:
- a CDS encoding ABC transporter substrate-binding protein — MKAGTRAQRATIATIALAAGTALTLAGCSAPSSTTPSDDAAAVTGGNLVVGVTAEPDNLYPWTATQFQAVNVLQNVYGTLTEYDEDLNVVPGLAESWEVSEDGLTLTFDLRDGVTFEDGSAFDSADVKYSLDAIKDEATAAVSRATLTSVASIEAPDADTVVLTLTAPDAALPSNLATINMAILSSDDTAEALATAPNGTGPFSFDSRIPNQSLTLTRNDAYWGEAASLDSVEFRIIPDETSIVSAMQSGNVQLAVLSDPLVAQTAETGTTTVERTPQLSYHALQLNASKGDLADVNVRLAVQCAIDRQQVLDTAALGEGEVTGPITSPAFRSDPAARPCPERDLDKAAQYLDDAGKSGGVTIDAIVNQSGYATSVAEAQNLAAQLAEANITLNLEVLESGAYVDRWVAGDFDAAVALNGGRPDPDGAYSRYFTSTGNLNKVAAYSSPELDGLFAEGRAASDQGEREDIYAQISEDLEDNAPWIWLFTGFNYTAMNGVTGFVPLANGSLQFLRTASLTA, encoded by the coding sequence ATGAAGGCAGGAACTCGCGCACAGCGGGCCACCATCGCCACCATCGCCCTCGCCGCCGGCACGGCTCTGACGCTCGCGGGCTGCTCCGCACCGTCGAGCACGACGCCGTCCGACGATGCCGCCGCCGTCACGGGCGGCAACCTCGTCGTCGGGGTGACCGCGGAGCCGGACAACCTCTACCCGTGGACGGCCACCCAGTTCCAGGCCGTGAACGTCCTGCAGAACGTCTACGGCACGCTGACGGAGTACGACGAGGACCTCAACGTCGTCCCCGGTCTCGCCGAGTCGTGGGAGGTGTCGGAGGACGGGCTGACGCTCACCTTCGACCTGCGCGACGGTGTGACCTTCGAAGACGGCAGCGCCTTCGACTCGGCCGACGTGAAGTACTCGCTGGACGCGATCAAGGATGAGGCGACCGCGGCCGTATCGCGGGCTACCCTCACCAGCGTCGCGAGCATCGAGGCTCCCGACGCTGACACGGTGGTGCTCACCCTCACGGCACCCGACGCGGCGCTCCCGTCGAACCTGGCCACGATCAACATGGCGATCCTGTCGTCGGACGACACCGCCGAAGCGCTCGCCACCGCACCGAACGGCACCGGGCCGTTCTCGTTCGACTCGCGAATCCCGAACCAGTCCCTGACGCTGACGCGCAACGACGCCTACTGGGGCGAGGCCGCGTCGCTCGATTCGGTCGAGTTCCGCATCATCCCCGACGAGACGTCCATCGTCTCGGCCATGCAGTCCGGAAACGTGCAGCTCGCCGTCCTCAGCGACCCGCTCGTCGCGCAGACGGCCGAGACCGGCACGACGACGGTGGAGCGCACCCCGCAGCTCAGCTACCACGCCCTCCAGCTCAACGCGAGCAAGGGCGACCTCGCCGACGTGAACGTCCGTCTCGCGGTCCAGTGCGCGATCGACCGGCAGCAGGTGCTCGACACGGCCGCCCTGGGCGAGGGAGAGGTGACCGGCCCCATCACGTCACCGGCATTCCGCTCCGACCCCGCCGCGCGCCCCTGCCCCGAGCGCGACCTCGACAAGGCCGCGCAGTACCTCGATGACGCGGGCAAGTCCGGTGGTGTGACCATCGACGCGATCGTGAACCAGAGCGGCTATGCGACGTCGGTCGCCGAGGCCCAGAACCTGGCGGCGCAGCTCGCCGAAGCCAACATCACGCTCAACCTCGAGGTGCTCGAGTCGGGTGCGTACGTCGATCGCTGGGTGGCGGGAGACTTCGACGCAGCCGTCGCGCTGAACGGCGGCCGTCCCGACCCCGACGGCGCCTACTCGCGCTACTTCACCAGCACGGGCAACCTCAACAAGGTCGCCGCGTACAGCTCGCCCGAACTGGATGGGCTGTTCGCCGAAGGACGCGCCGCCAGCGACCAGGGCGAGCGCGAGGACATCTACGCCCAGATCTCGGAAGACCTCGAAGACAACGCCCCCTGGATCTGGCTGTTCACCGGCTTCAACTACACCGCCATGAACGGCGTCACCGGGTTCGTCCCCCTGGCCAACGGTTCGCTGCAGTTCCTGCGCACCGCGTCCCTGACCGCGTGA
- a CDS encoding gluconokinase, whose translation MTAIVVMGVSAAGKTSVARELSSHFGASWADADHLHPASNVAKMAAGHPLNDEDRWPWLDIVGERLAADSDIVVACSALRRVYRDRLRAARPDTLFLLLHAERSVLASRAASRKDHFMPPSLLDSQLATLETLERDERGVIIDVEPPLHIVVSEATEWISQNA comes from the coding sequence ATGACCGCAATCGTCGTCATGGGCGTCTCCGCAGCCGGCAAGACCTCGGTCGCGCGCGAGCTCTCCTCCCACTTCGGTGCCTCCTGGGCAGACGCTGACCACCTGCACCCCGCCTCCAACGTCGCGAAGATGGCTGCCGGGCATCCTCTCAACGACGAGGATCGCTGGCCGTGGCTAGACATCGTCGGGGAGCGACTGGCAGCTGACTCAGACATCGTCGTCGCCTGCTCGGCACTTCGGAGGGTCTACCGCGACCGGCTCCGCGCAGCACGCCCCGATACGCTGTTCTTGCTGCTGCATGCTGAGCGTTCTGTTTTGGCGTCTCGAGCTGCTTCGAGGAAGGATCACTTCATGCCGCCTTCCCTCCTGGACTCTCAGCTCGCGACTCTCGAGACGCTTGAGAGAGATGAGCGCGGAGTCATCATCGACGTCGAGCCGCCACTACACATCGTTGTGTCTGAGGCCACGGAATGGATTTCGCAGAATGCCTGA
- a CDS encoding SMP-30/gluconolactonase/LRE family protein — protein sequence MQVTEVHEATGMTLLEGPTFGADGDLYLVDVTAPPGGAKVIRVDVEAKTSESVYTDDVSALTSAQIGPEDGRLYVTDYLGGAVLSMSEEGSDVEKVFTGPVNGVPMQPDDLSFGPDGSLYITDAAGAQAPYWEPTGRVIRVDSQSGSATVLADELPSPNGIAFSPEQDALWVSLNTGNRVDRLTLTPGGDEVATAYPAIYASAGIGQVDSIAVDSAGNLYVGLHGRPEILVYDDEGQLLTTVTIPDEDAGGLSSATNIAIAPGTSTAYATVSGTAGGYLYSFEALAEGIQQSNGG from the coding sequence ATGCAGGTCACGGAGGTTCACGAGGCGACGGGGATGACCCTGTTGGAGGGCCCGACGTTTGGTGCCGATGGGGATCTTTACCTTGTAGACGTAACCGCACCCCCGGGCGGGGCGAAGGTAATCCGTGTCGATGTCGAGGCGAAGACTTCGGAATCGGTCTACACCGACGACGTCAGTGCTCTGACTTCTGCACAGATCGGCCCGGAAGACGGACGCCTGTACGTGACGGACTACCTCGGGGGAGCCGTCCTCAGCATGTCCGAGGAGGGTTCGGACGTCGAGAAGGTCTTCACTGGGCCTGTGAACGGCGTCCCGATGCAACCCGACGATCTTTCATTCGGCCCGGACGGTTCGCTCTACATCACGGACGCCGCAGGTGCTCAGGCCCCCTATTGGGAACCGACGGGGCGGGTGATCCGAGTCGACTCGCAGAGCGGTTCCGCAACCGTTCTCGCCGACGAGTTGCCGTCGCCGAATGGGATCGCGTTCTCACCGGAGCAAGACGCACTCTGGGTCAGCTTGAACACAGGCAACCGCGTTGACCGCCTGACGCTGACCCCCGGGGGCGACGAGGTCGCGACTGCGTATCCGGCAATCTACGCCTCTGCCGGTATCGGTCAGGTGGACTCCATTGCTGTCGACTCGGCCGGGAACCTTTACGTGGGCCTGCATGGGAGACCGGAAATCCTCGTGTACGACGACGAAGGCCAGCTGCTGACAACGGTGACTATCCCGGATGAGGATGCTGGCGGCCTGAGCTCGGCGACCAACATCGCCATTGCGCCCGGCACATCGACCGCTTACGCCACGGTGAGTGGCACCGCCGGCGGGTATCTTTACTCGTTCGAGGCCCTGGCTGAGGGCATCCAGCAGTCAAACGGGGGCTAG
- a CDS encoding MFS transporter, with product MTSASRRLHLAYAGMGATASSVPAVLPAAQSQLGEGVLAAAPLLFLGLLAGVCVSALLPPSIEVTRVVLAGTALQTAGLGLAAFSWSPTLFIAAAGLAGVGFGLTESGIGVVAKMTAEQSAARALTGLTTTVALAACLCPLALGAMMLAAPGSIVPLLLPAAINALAAVALLRLRVPVRAGAPVRRAGLSLTAPLVALAAAIAVYVGVESVISGWSSAIPFELLHIDSSFAVLGTSIFWALMAGGRACAAGMLRAGSTPRFTLTAGSTLAAVALMMAAVTADQTPAVALGGLAVAVVAMAPTYGIVLGTALDRTDDRAAPRVSAAIIACGAGGGALLPLGLLAVGQQPGSALTFATLAGACVAVVALVLVGSATSIPRSRRQRHG from the coding sequence ATGACGAGCGCCTCGCGTCGCCTCCATCTCGCCTACGCCGGCATGGGGGCGACCGCCTCATCCGTGCCGGCGGTGCTGCCCGCGGCTCAGTCGCAGCTCGGCGAAGGTGTGCTCGCCGCCGCGCCGCTGCTGTTCCTGGGCCTGCTGGCCGGCGTCTGCGTGTCCGCGCTCCTGCCCCCGTCCATCGAGGTCACGCGTGTCGTCCTCGCGGGAACGGCGCTTCAGACCGCGGGGCTGGGCCTCGCGGCGTTCTCGTGGTCGCCCACCCTCTTCATCGCCGCCGCCGGGCTCGCCGGTGTGGGGTTCGGTCTCACCGAGAGCGGGATCGGCGTCGTCGCCAAGATGACTGCCGAGCAGTCGGCGGCCCGCGCCCTGACCGGGTTGACGACCACCGTCGCCCTCGCGGCGTGCCTGTGCCCGCTGGCGCTGGGCGCGATGATGCTCGCCGCACCCGGCTCGATCGTTCCCCTGCTGCTTCCTGCCGCGATCAATGCGCTGGCCGCAGTGGCGCTTCTGCGTCTGCGCGTGCCGGTGCGCGCGGGCGCGCCCGTACGGCGGGCGGGACTGTCGTTGACCGCTCCGCTGGTCGCCCTCGCCGCAGCCATCGCCGTCTACGTCGGAGTCGAGTCGGTCATCTCGGGCTGGTCGTCGGCGATTCCGTTCGAGCTTCTGCACATCGATTCTTCATTCGCGGTGCTCGGCACGAGTATCTTCTGGGCACTCATGGCAGGCGGCAGGGCGTGTGCCGCCGGGATGCTGCGCGCCGGGTCGACACCGCGGTTCACCCTCACCGCCGGTTCGACGCTCGCCGCAGTCGCCCTGATGATGGCGGCCGTCACCGCCGACCAGACCCCCGCGGTCGCCCTCGGCGGCCTCGCCGTGGCCGTCGTCGCGATGGCGCCCACCTACGGGATCGTCCTCGGTACCGCCCTGGATCGCACGGACGACCGCGCGGCGCCGCGCGTGTCCGCCGCGATCATCGCGTGCGGGGCGGGTGGCGGCGCGTTGCTGCCGCTCGGATTGCTCGCGGTCGGTCAACAGCCCGGCAGCGCTCTCACCTTCGCGACGCTCGCCGGTGCGTGCGTCGCGGTCGTCGCCCTCGTGCTCGTCGGATCAGCGACCAGCATCCCTCGATCAAGGAGACAGCGTCATGGCTGA
- a CDS encoding Gfo/Idh/MocA family protein produces the protein MGIEATVLRWGVIGTGRICETFVPDIQAAGGRVVGVWGRTAEKTDTFAQEHDIPFATLDLEQLLGRDDIDVVYVATPPATHLDLSVRALQAGKHVLVEKPMATSAADVEQLFDVARSHDRFVMEAMWMKFNPLHVEVVRRIQAGLIGEPRYVRGAFGMPFPAGGSRWDAALGGSTVLDQGIYPVTLAIWVLGQATELLATGTVRDGVDVTAQISMVHENGRTSQLACSVLEFVDPSASMSGTAGWVEIPAMFWATDVAHLHAGSTGALFGKPELLTRPREGNGYIPMIRSVTKAISSGHRQHPEHDLSATRSVARVLDAVRAQIHGEVRA, from the coding sequence GTGGGAATCGAAGCAACGGTGCTCCGGTGGGGGGTCATCGGCACGGGTCGTATCTGCGAAACGTTCGTGCCGGACATCCAGGCCGCGGGCGGGCGGGTCGTCGGGGTGTGGGGGAGAACCGCCGAGAAGACAGACACCTTCGCCCAGGAACACGACATCCCTTTCGCGACCTTGGATCTCGAGCAGTTGCTCGGGCGTGACGACATAGACGTGGTCTACGTCGCTACACCGCCCGCGACCCACCTGGACCTCTCAGTTCGGGCACTCCAGGCGGGAAAGCACGTCCTCGTGGAGAAGCCCATGGCTACTTCCGCCGCGGATGTCGAACAGCTCTTTGACGTTGCTCGGTCTCACGACCGGTTTGTCATGGAAGCAATGTGGATGAAGTTCAATCCATTGCACGTCGAGGTGGTCCGGCGCATCCAAGCGGGACTCATTGGCGAACCGCGATACGTACGTGGTGCGTTCGGGATGCCGTTTCCCGCCGGCGGCAGCCGTTGGGATGCTGCACTCGGGGGGAGCACCGTATTGGACCAGGGCATTTACCCGGTGACGTTAGCCATCTGGGTACTCGGACAAGCAACCGAGTTGCTGGCTACTGGCACAGTCCGTGACGGCGTTGACGTGACGGCGCAGATCTCGATGGTGCACGAGAACGGACGCACTTCTCAGTTGGCGTGTTCAGTCCTGGAATTTGTTGACCCCTCAGCTTCGATGAGTGGAACAGCCGGGTGGGTAGAGATCCCCGCAATGTTCTGGGCGACCGACGTGGCGCACCTACACGCGGGATCTACGGGGGCTCTTTTCGGAAAGCCCGAGCTACTGACGAGGCCTCGAGAGGGCAACGGGTATATCCCCATGATCCGATCCGTGACCAAGGCCATCAGCTCAGGCCACCGTCAACACCCAGAACATGACCTGTCGGCCACAAGGTCCGTGGCGCGAGTACTGGACGCCGTCCGCGCACAGATCCACGGAGAAGTTCGCGCATGA
- a CDS encoding MarR family winged helix-turn-helix transcriptional regulator, giving the protein MTDGEREKALSDIEALTLAITVRSIPRVLEPLMTTDLTIQQLKALTVIVTTGAGATGAGLADKFGVSMPSMSKLIDRLVTAGLAVREGDGGDRRVRRIHATDLGRAVVRELMATRPELSEDVLSRLSQDELEALVTGLRAVSRELRPARSAG; this is encoded by the coding sequence ATGACTGACGGCGAGCGTGAGAAAGCCTTGTCGGACATCGAGGCGCTGACCCTCGCCATCACGGTGCGGTCGATTCCGCGAGTCCTCGAGCCCCTCATGACGACCGATCTCACGATCCAGCAGCTCAAAGCGCTCACGGTCATCGTCACGACGGGGGCGGGCGCCACCGGCGCCGGTCTCGCCGACAAGTTCGGCGTCTCCATGCCCTCCATGTCGAAGCTCATTGACCGCCTTGTCACTGCCGGACTCGCCGTCCGGGAAGGTGATGGAGGGGATCGACGGGTGCGTCGAATCCACGCCACCGACCTTGGGCGAGCCGTCGTTCGCGAACTCATGGCCACCCGGCCTGAACTGAGTGAGGATGTCCTGTCTCGGCTCAGTCAGGATGAATTGGAAGCGCTCGTGACGGGGCTTCGGGCGGTGAGTCGGGAGCTGCGTCCCGCCCGTTCCGCAGGCTGA
- a CDS encoding LacI family DNA-binding transcriptional regulator — MPDEEGAANLAVAKSEELTAKLRRRGGAATIYDIAELAGVNPSTVSRALSKPGRISAATEAKIRAAADQLNFRFNPMARALPTGRSHTLALVVADITNPVVFGIVRGAEQAASAAGYTLVIAESQESGEAEAEAIERLMPSVDGLVMATTRLSDERIVDIAGRKPVVLINRAVDSVRGVLPDIESGVIELLAHLTELGHRSIVYLAGPETSWISDRRFEHMLEASERLGLGLVEIGPNAPTIDGGRAALRRVIAARATAAIAFNDLMAIGLMQAAADAGVVVPGQLSVSGFDDIFGSELISPPLTTVRAQLVEAGERAVTDLLATLAGETDKSSSPLLTTSLIVRGSTGIVPQPDNATAR, encoded by the coding sequence ATGCCTGACGAAGAGGGCGCGGCCAACCTCGCAGTAGCAAAGTCGGAAGAGCTCACCGCGAAGCTTCGCAGGCGCGGTGGCGCCGCCACGATCTACGACATTGCTGAGCTCGCCGGGGTGAATCCGTCGACGGTATCGCGAGCCCTGTCGAAGCCGGGACGCATCAGCGCCGCGACGGAAGCGAAGATCCGGGCGGCAGCCGACCAACTCAACTTCCGGTTCAACCCGATGGCTAGGGCGCTCCCGACTGGCCGAAGTCACACGCTCGCGTTGGTCGTGGCCGACATCACCAACCCGGTTGTATTCGGCATCGTGCGCGGCGCTGAACAGGCCGCCAGCGCCGCGGGCTACACACTCGTTATTGCTGAGTCTCAGGAATCTGGCGAAGCCGAGGCCGAGGCCATTGAGCGGCTCATGCCCAGCGTGGACGGCCTGGTGATGGCGACCACGCGACTCTCCGACGAGAGAATCGTCGACATCGCGGGCCGCAAGCCGGTGGTGCTCATCAACCGTGCCGTCGACAGCGTTCGTGGAGTTCTTCCCGACATCGAGAGTGGAGTAATCGAGCTGCTCGCTCACCTGACCGAGCTAGGGCATCGCTCCATCGTCTACCTGGCCGGGCCGGAAACGTCCTGGATCAGCGACCGACGATTCGAGCACATGCTTGAAGCGTCCGAACGCCTCGGGCTCGGACTGGTCGAGATCGGACCGAACGCTCCGACAATCGATGGCGGTCGCGCAGCACTTCGCCGTGTCATCGCGGCACGCGCCACTGCAGCGATTGCGTTCAACGATCTGATGGCCATCGGCCTCATGCAGGCCGCGGCGGACGCCGGCGTCGTCGTCCCAGGGCAGCTAAGCGTTTCCGGGTTCGATGACATTTTCGGCAGTGAGCTGATCTCACCTCCGCTGACAACGGTTCGAGCGCAGCTGGTTGAGGCCGGCGAGCGTGCAGTGACAGACCTTCTCGCAACCCTTGCGGGGGAGACTGACAAATCTTCCTCCCCTCTTCTCACTACCTCGCTCATCGTGCGGGGGTCTACCGGCATCGTTCCGCAGCCGGACAACGCGACCGCTAGATAG
- a CDS encoding glucosamine-6-phosphate deaminase: MAEVIIVPDQQAAGELAADTIFTLLARKDDAVLGLATGSTPLTTYTALAARVRSAGVDLSRVRGFALDEYVGLPVTHPQSYRAVITREVVEPLGLDPARVQVPDGDPSRIPHAGDAYEAAIRDAGGIDLQILGIGRTGHIGFNEPGSSLAGLTRVKTLTEQTRADNARFFSSPDDVPVHCITQGIGTILRAGHLLLLAFGDEKASAVAAAVEGPVSASSPGSAIQLHPHATVIVDEAAASRLSFADYYRYTFANKPTWQSL; encoded by the coding sequence ATGGCTGAAGTCATCATCGTTCCCGACCAGCAGGCCGCCGGCGAGCTGGCCGCCGACACCATCTTCACGCTGCTGGCGCGCAAAGACGACGCGGTCCTGGGCCTGGCGACGGGTTCCACCCCCCTGACGACCTACACGGCCCTCGCTGCACGGGTCCGTTCCGCCGGGGTCGATCTGAGCCGGGTGCGAGGCTTCGCCCTCGACGAGTACGTCGGGCTGCCGGTGACGCACCCGCAGAGCTACCGCGCGGTCATCACACGGGAGGTCGTGGAGCCGCTCGGGCTCGATCCTGCGCGGGTGCAGGTTCCCGACGGCGACCCCTCCCGCATCCCGCACGCGGGCGACGCCTACGAGGCCGCCATCCGGGACGCCGGTGGTATCGATCTGCAGATCCTCGGGATCGGTCGCACCGGTCACATCGGGTTCAACGAACCGGGATCGTCGCTCGCAGGACTCACCCGGGTGAAGACGTTGACGGAACAGACGCGTGCCGACAACGCGCGCTTCTTCAGCAGCCCCGACGACGTTCCCGTGCACTGCATCACGCAGGGGATCGGCACCATCCTGCGGGCGGGCCACCTGCTGCTGTTGGCTTTCGGTGACGAGAAGGCGTCCGCCGTCGCAGCCGCGGTGGAAGGGCCGGTCTCGGCCAGCAGCCCGGGATCCGCGATCCAACTGCACCCCCACGCCACCGTCATCGTGGACGAAGCCGCCGCCTCCCGGCTCTCCTTCGCCGACTACTACCGCTACACATTCGCCAACAAGCCCACCTGGCAGTCCCTCTGA
- a CDS encoding flavin-containing monooxygenase: protein MTAASATTDAQGSPHPDLDLEFAREKYRRERDRRIRPDGATQYRRAAGEFGYYAKDPYTEWTDRAPMTDRVEVLVVGAGLGGLLTASRLKEAGIESVRLMDEAGDVGGTWYWNRYPGVRCDIESYVYMPLLEEVGTMPSERYAPGEEIRLHSVAIARHYELYADALFHTRATRLEWDERSDEWLVETDRGDRFRARFVVTSSGTLTQPKLPGIPGIESFRGHTFHTSRWDYGYTGGSADGNLTGLANKRVAVVGTGATGLQIIPHLGKDADQLVVFQRTPSTVDVRDNRPTDPKWVESLRPGWQRERMENFLAVLAGEPVETSLVDDGWTATTTLQRQILSGAVDSSLDPVEREIRDELADLATMNRLRARVEEEVRDSATAEALKPWYRYMCKRPGFSDTYLPTFNRPNVTLVDTANAGGITRMTETSVVVGDAAYEVDCVIFATGFEVGISGVMSGTLPVVGRDGRTLLEAWAQGPRTLHGFSSHGFPNLFHLSAIQNANSVNFAHILLEQAEHIASMIARGREAGARYLEPSEEAEDEWVRTVHESAADNRRFQAECTPGYYNGEGSRTIAGASYSPGPVAFHRLLRAWRDDGMTDVLVGAEMGVSR, encoded by the coding sequence ATGACCGCCGCCAGCGCCACCACCGATGCCCAGGGCTCCCCCCACCCAGACCTAGACCTCGAATTCGCTCGAGAGAAGTACCGACGCGAGCGGGACCGCAGGATTCGTCCGGATGGGGCGACTCAGTACCGCCGAGCAGCCGGGGAGTTCGGTTATTACGCAAAGGATCCTTATACGGAGTGGACCGACCGCGCCCCTATGACCGACCGTGTCGAGGTTCTCGTCGTCGGCGCCGGGCTCGGGGGGCTCCTTACGGCGTCTCGGCTCAAAGAGGCTGGTATCGAGTCAGTAAGGCTCATGGACGAGGCCGGAGACGTTGGTGGGACCTGGTACTGGAACCGCTACCCGGGGGTTCGATGCGACATCGAGTCCTACGTCTACATGCCTCTGCTCGAGGAGGTCGGGACGATGCCTAGCGAGCGTTACGCTCCGGGCGAGGAGATTCGCCTTCATTCCGTCGCGATAGCTCGTCACTACGAGTTGTACGCCGACGCCCTGTTTCATACTCGCGCAACGAGGCTCGAATGGGACGAGCGGTCGGACGAGTGGTTGGTAGAGACGGACCGCGGGGATAGATTCCGGGCTCGCTTCGTGGTCACTTCATCCGGAACGCTCACGCAACCAAAGCTCCCGGGGATTCCCGGCATCGAAAGCTTCCGAGGCCACACGTTCCACACCAGCCGGTGGGACTACGGCTATACAGGAGGATCCGCAGACGGCAACCTCACCGGATTGGCTAACAAGCGGGTCGCAGTAGTGGGAACGGGTGCCACGGGGCTGCAGATCATTCCTCACCTCGGCAAGGACGCAGACCAGCTCGTCGTCTTCCAACGCACACCCTCCACGGTGGACGTCCGGGACAACCGTCCAACCGACCCGAAGTGGGTCGAGTCGCTCCGCCCTGGCTGGCAACGCGAGCGCATGGAGAATTTTCTGGCCGTTCTCGCTGGGGAGCCCGTCGAGACAAGTCTCGTCGACGACGGCTGGACCGCCACGACCACGCTCCAGCGGCAGATCCTTTCCGGCGCTGTCGACAGTTCTCTCGACCCGGTGGAACGTGAGATTCGCGACGAGCTGGCTGACCTCGCAACGATGAACCGTCTCCGAGCGAGGGTTGAAGAGGAGGTTAGAGACAGCGCTACAGCTGAGGCTTTGAAGCCCTGGTATCGATACATGTGCAAACGGCCCGGCTTCAGCGACACGTACCTGCCGACCTTCAACCGCCCCAACGTGACCCTCGTCGACACGGCCAACGCGGGGGGCATCACCAGGATGACCGAGACCTCAGTCGTCGTCGGCGACGCCGCCTACGAGGTCGACTGTGTCATCTTCGCCACCGGCTTCGAAGTGGGCATCTCGGGCGTGATGTCGGGGACACTTCCCGTGGTCGGTCGTGACGGGCGGACGCTCCTGGAGGCCTGGGCGCAAGGTCCGCGAACGCTGCACGGGTTCTCATCCCACGGGTTCCCCAACCTCTTCCATCTGAGCGCTATCCAGAACGCAAACTCCGTGAACTTCGCGCACATTCTGCTCGAGCAGGCCGAGCACATCGCATCGATGATTGCCCGCGGACGCGAGGCCGGAGCCCGGTATCTGGAGCCATCAGAAGAGGCTGAGGACGAGTGGGTGCGCACCGTCCATGAGAGCGCGGCGGACAACCGTCGGTTTCAGGCGGAATGCACGCCCGGGTATTACAACGGTGAGGGGAGCCGCACTATTGCGGGGGCGTCTTACAGTCCCGGACCCGTTGCTTTCCATCGCCTGCTTCGTGCTTGGCGGGATGACGGCATGACCGACGTGTTGGTCGGAGCGGAAATGGGGGTGTCGCGATGA
- a CDS encoding MurR/RpiR family transcriptional regulator: MNPPVLIRIRSLLPDLRPSERRIAELFLTDPTETSALSVAALAAKGSTSTTTVIRLCKRLGYPRLQDLRIDVLNAVARENFETAALSDVSGDIDQDDSLENVVAKISMAETLSLADTAKALRIDELARAAELVGQASRVDIFGVGASAFVGLDLQQKLTRIGRVALSWSDSHSAWTSAATLRNGSVAVAISHSGNTADTIDFLAIARGAGAATIAITNHDASELTEHADVVLTTAARETVFRSGALGSRIAQLMVVDCLFIAVAKENYDESIADLRRTYAAVQSRRVRGS; this comes from the coding sequence GTGAATCCTCCCGTCCTGATCCGCATCCGTTCCCTCCTCCCGGATCTCAGGCCGAGCGAGCGCCGCATCGCGGAACTGTTCCTCACCGATCCGACCGAGACCTCCGCACTGTCGGTCGCGGCGCTGGCCGCGAAGGGGAGCACCTCCACGACGACGGTGATCCGGCTCTGCAAGCGACTGGGATACCCGCGGCTGCAAGATCTGCGCATCGACGTCCTCAATGCGGTCGCCCGCGAGAACTTCGAGACCGCTGCGCTGTCGGACGTCTCGGGCGACATCGACCAGGACGACTCCCTCGAGAACGTCGTCGCGAAGATCTCCATGGCTGAGACGCTGTCCCTCGCCGACACCGCGAAGGCGCTCCGCATCGACGAGCTCGCGCGCGCAGCGGAACTCGTCGGCCAGGCCTCGAGGGTGGACATCTTCGGGGTGGGGGCCAGCGCCTTCGTCGGCCTCGACCTGCAGCAGAAGCTCACCCGCATCGGGCGGGTGGCGCTGAGCTGGTCGGACTCCCACAGCGCCTGGACGTCGGCGGCCACCTTGCGGAACGGGTCCGTCGCCGTCGCGATCTCCCATTCGGGCAATACGGCGGACACCATCGACTTCCTCGCCATCGCGCGCGGAGCCGGCGCCGCCACCATCGCCATCACCAACCACGACGCATCCGAACTCACCGAGCACGCCGACGTGGTGCTGACCACCGCCGCACGAGAGACCGTCTTCCGATCCGGCGCGCTGGGCAGTCGCATCGCCCAGCTCATGGTCGTGGACTGCTTGTTCATCGCCGTGGCGAAGGAGAACTACGACGAGTCGATCGCCGATCTGCGGCGCACGTACGCCGCCGTGCAGTCCCGCCGCGTACGAGGGTCATGA